A window from Prochlorococcus marinus CUG1435 encodes these proteins:
- the rpsN gene encoding 30S ribosomal protein S14, with product MAKKSMIAREVKRKKLVNKYAAKRKSLLAEFNAAKDPMERLEIHRKIQGLPRNSAPNRVRNRCWATGKPRGVYRDFGLCRNQLRQRAHNGELPGVVKSSW from the coding sequence ATGGCGAAAAAGTCCATGATTGCGAGAGAAGTAAAGCGCAAAAAACTCGTAAATAAATATGCTGCAAAAAGAAAATCTTTGTTAGCTGAATTTAATGCTGCAAAAGATCCAATGGAAAGATTAGAAATACATAGAAAGATTCAAGGCCTCCCAAGAAATTCTGCACCTAATAGAGTCAGGAATAGATGTTGGGCAACTGGAAAGCCAAGAGGAGTTTATAGAGATTTTGGTTTATGCAGAAATCAGTTAAGACAGAGAGCTCATAACGGTGAGCTTCCAGGAGTTGTAAAATCCAGTTGGTAA
- a CDS encoding undecaprenyl/decaprenyl-phosphate alpha-N-acetylglucosaminyl 1-phosphate transferase, whose protein sequence is MTVITIPIIKNLSLKLNLIDRPDKRKQHKKNIVRLGGLGILIGLYLPIILLLAFGFINFPQNSFFWPVFGIAPCFFIIGFFDDLFNLSPFVRLFFQIVLSIIFWAIGFHINILEIQTLIGVPLSISLISLLSLSFTVLWIVGMINAINWIDGLDGLAIGIVCISTLGMICAAIGHGNIEYLPILSALLGSCLGFLIFNYHPAKIVMGDGGSYFLGFFSVSLSVLMFEPGLNDGFNSELDFYLLESLLFFAVPVFDMIYVILARLSKGKSIFYPDRLHIHHRLVDGGFNQIDSVTLIFALSQWFVSFSLLASFNKLDEYTVLIGISSSLLFIVVLLIKCDLSKLCKFELHPRKNKIDKVI, encoded by the coding sequence TTGACAGTAATTACTATTCCAATAATCAAGAACTTAAGTTTAAAATTAAATTTAATAGATAGACCTGATAAAAGAAAACAGCACAAAAAAAATATTGTAAGGCTTGGAGGTTTAGGGATTTTAATTGGATTATATCTCCCTATAATTTTATTATTGGCTTTTGGTTTTATAAACTTCCCGCAAAATAGTTTTTTCTGGCCAGTTTTTGGGATTGCACCATGTTTTTTTATTATTGGTTTTTTTGACGATTTATTTAATTTATCGCCTTTCGTTAGATTGTTTTTTCAAATAGTACTATCAATAATATTTTGGGCTATTGGTTTTCATATAAATATTCTTGAAATCCAAACCTTAATTGGAGTTCCTCTATCAATATCTTTAATAAGTTTATTGAGTCTTTCTTTTACAGTCCTTTGGATAGTTGGGATGATAAATGCAATTAATTGGATAGACGGGTTAGATGGATTAGCAATAGGGATAGTTTGCATTTCAACTTTAGGGATGATTTGTGCTGCAATTGGTCATGGAAATATTGAGTATTTGCCAATTCTTTCTGCTTTATTAGGCTCTTGTCTGGGATTCTTGATTTTTAATTATCATCCAGCAAAAATCGTAATGGGAGATGGAGGTTCTTATTTTCTTGGGTTCTTCTCAGTATCTCTTAGTGTTCTTATGTTTGAGCCTGGCTTAAATGATGGGTTTAATTCAGAACTAGATTTTTATCTATTAGAGTCATTATTATTTTTTGCTGTTCCTGTTTTTGATATGATTTATGTTATTTTAGCAAGGCTAAGTAAAGGTAAATCTATATTTTATCCTGATAGACTCCATATCCATCATCGTTTGGTTGATGGAGGTTTTAATCAAATTGATTCAGTCACATTAATTTTTGCCCTAAGTCAATGGTTTGTATCTTTTTCCCTACTTGCCTCATTTAATAAACTTGATGAATATACAGTTCTTATCGGAATAAGTTCAAGCTTATTATTTATTGTTGTTTTATTAATCAAATGTGACTTATCTAAACTTTGCAAGTTCGAGCTTCATCCTAGAAAAAATAAGATAGATAAAGTTATTTAA
- a CDS encoding NAD-dependent epimerase, translated as MSILVTGSAGFIGFHLAKRLLNEGYDVIGIDNLNNYYDVNIKYARLEELNKVSKNLSNKFYFYKNDIENVEFLNKLFRDFNFKKVVNLAAQAGVRYSIKNPKAYINSNIVGFANILEACRKNNLEHLVYASSSSVYGGIKELPFSEKDNVDKPISLYAASKKANELMAYSYSHLYGIPSTGLRFFTVYGPWGRPDMALFEFTKSIINSKPIKVFNKGQMMRDFTYIDDIIESLFRVINKTPLKDAESAGNSDPSNNIPYRIFNIGNSNPVPLMDFISEIENIIGTKAKKEFLEMQPGDVANTHADTTSLENWIKYKPRTSVSKGISEFINWYKNFYNVK; from the coding sequence ATGTCAATATTAGTAACTGGTTCAGCTGGCTTTATTGGTTTTCATCTCGCCAAACGACTTTTAAATGAGGGTTATGATGTGATTGGGATAGACAATTTAAACAATTATTATGATGTAAATATAAAGTACGCAAGATTAGAAGAACTTAATAAAGTTTCAAAGAATCTTTCAAATAAATTTTATTTTTATAAAAATGATATTGAAAATGTAGAATTTTTAAATAAATTATTTCGAGATTTTAATTTTAAGAAAGTGGTAAATCTTGCTGCCCAAGCAGGTGTTAGATACTCAATAAAAAATCCTAAAGCATATATAAACTCCAACATAGTGGGATTTGCAAATATCTTAGAGGCTTGCAGAAAAAACAATTTAGAGCATTTAGTTTATGCCAGTAGTAGTTCGGTTTATGGAGGGATTAAAGAATTACCATTTTCAGAAAAGGATAATGTCGATAAACCTATAAGTCTTTATGCTGCGAGTAAGAAAGCTAATGAATTAATGGCATATTCATATAGTCACCTCTATGGTATACCTTCAACAGGTCTACGTTTTTTTACAGTATATGGTCCCTGGGGAAGACCAGACATGGCTCTTTTTGAATTCACAAAATCAATTATCAATTCAAAGCCAATAAAAGTTTTTAATAAAGGCCAAATGATGAGGGATTTTACTTACATAGACGATATTATCGAAAGTCTTTTTAGAGTTATTAATAAGACACCTCTTAAAGATGCAGAATCAGCTGGTAATTCTGATCCTTCAAACAATATTCCATATAGAATATTTAATATTGGGAATTCTAATCCAGTGCCTTTGATGGATTTCATATCTGAAATAGAAAATATAATTGGTACTAAAGCAAAAAAAGAATTTTTGGAAATGCAACCTGGAGATGTCGCAAACACTCACGCGGATACGACTTCTCTAGAGAACTGGATAAAATATAAACCAAGAACTAGTGTTTCAAAAGGCATTTCAGAATTTATCAATTGGTATAAAAATTTTTACAACGTTAAATAG
- the rsmI gene encoding 16S rRNA (cytidine(1402)-2'-O)-methyltransferase produces MNTNYSFSHKSQEPESGVLYIVGTPIGNLGDISFRAINILKNVSLIASEDTRQTKKIMHKFEFKNTLISFNKHNSLQKIQRILNDLCSGDSIALVSDAGMPSICDPGEDLIKKAKSIGLKIICIPGPCAAITAIVSSGLPSSKFTFEGFLPRKKSEREKILLEICKNEKTTILFESPRRLKKLLCELRYFCGGEREIQVFRELTKKYEEHIGNNINQAIKYFEDKEILGELTVVIKGQDKANSLIKFDKTQLNKDLNELIKAGLSLSSASKYLAKKNNLSKNLIYKLH; encoded by the coding sequence ATGAATACTAATTACTCATTTTCTCATAAAAGCCAAGAACCTGAAAGTGGAGTTTTATATATTGTTGGCACTCCAATAGGTAATTTAGGTGATATTTCTTTTCGAGCAATAAATATTCTGAAAAATGTTTCTTTAATTGCCTCCGAAGATACAAGACAAACAAAAAAAATTATGCATAAATTTGAATTTAAAAATACTTTAATAAGTTTCAACAAACATAACTCTTTGCAGAAGATTCAGAGAATACTTAATGATCTTTGCTCGGGAGACTCAATAGCTTTAGTAAGCGATGCAGGAATGCCGAGTATTTGCGACCCAGGAGAAGATCTCATAAAAAAAGCAAAATCCATTGGGTTAAAAATTATATGTATTCCAGGGCCATGTGCAGCGATTACTGCGATTGTATCAAGCGGTCTTCCATCTTCTAAATTTACATTTGAGGGTTTTCTTCCAAGAAAGAAAAGCGAAAGAGAAAAAATTCTTTTAGAAATTTGTAAAAATGAAAAAACTACAATTTTGTTTGAATCGCCTCGACGTCTTAAAAAATTACTTTGCGAATTGAGATATTTTTGTGGTGGGGAAAGAGAAATTCAAGTATTTCGAGAATTAACAAAAAAATATGAAGAACATATCGGTAATAACATTAATCAGGCCATAAAATATTTCGAGGACAAAGAAATTTTGGGTGAACTAACAGTTGTCATTAAGGGTCAAGATAAAGCAAATTCATTAATTAAATTTGATAAGACACAATTAAATAAGGATTTAAATGAGCTAATTAAAGCAGGTCTTAGTTTATCTTCAGCATCAAAATACCTAGCAAAAAAAAATAATCTATCAAAAAACTTAATTTATAAACTGCATTAA
- a CDS encoding polyribonucleotide nucleotidyltransferase has product MEGQNKSITFDGREIRLTTGLYAPQASGSVMIECGDTSLLVTATKTTKKEAADFLPLICDYEEKLYAAGRIPGGFMRREGRPPERATLIARLIDRPMRPLFPSWMRDEIQIVASCLSLDERVPADVLAVTGASIATLIGEIPFYGPMAAVRVGLIGDDFILNPSYREIEKGDLDIVVAGSPEGIVMIEAGANQLSEQDTIEAIDFGYEAVTELIKSQEDLLKDLGIKQIKPAEPEEDKTLPSYLEKHCTKSIELVLKKFDQSKEDRDLELEKIKLKTQEQIESLKDDNQLKTLLSEDDKLIHSDFKKLTKKLMRSQIINDGKRVDGRDLDEVRKISASAGILPKRVHGSALFQRGLTQVLSTTTLGTPSDAQEMDDLNPSTEKTYLHHYNFPPYSVGETRPMRTPGRREIGHGALAERAIIPVLPGKETFPYVLRVVSEVLSSNGSTSMGSVCGSTLSLLDAGVPLKALVSGTAMGLIKEGKDVRILTDIQGIEDFLGDMDFKVAGTEKGITALQMDMKITGLPVSIISDAIKKARPARLHILEKMQEAIDKPQESLSPHAPRLLSFRIDPELIGTVIGPGGRTIKGITERTNTKIDIEDGGIVTIASHDGAAAEEAQKIIEGLTRKVHEGEIFSGVVTRIIPIGAFVEILPGKEGMVHISQLSEARVERVEDVVRQGDEVTVRVREIDSRGRINLTLRGVSQNGGMSYPEPTPTPVAPLN; this is encoded by the coding sequence GTGGAAGGACAAAATAAGTCGATCACGTTTGACGGACGAGAGATACGACTAACTACAGGACTATATGCTCCTCAGGCGAGTGGGTCAGTAATGATTGAGTGTGGGGACACCTCTTTATTAGTAACAGCAACAAAAACTACAAAAAAAGAAGCTGCTGATTTTCTCCCTCTAATATGTGATTACGAGGAAAAACTATATGCTGCTGGACGAATCCCAGGCGGTTTTATGCGAAGAGAAGGTCGTCCACCAGAAAGAGCAACATTAATAGCAAGATTAATTGATAGGCCAATGAGACCTCTATTCCCTTCGTGGATGAGAGATGAAATTCAGATAGTTGCTTCATGCCTTTCACTCGATGAGAGAGTACCAGCAGATGTTCTGGCAGTTACGGGGGCATCTATTGCAACATTAATTGGTGAAATACCATTTTATGGACCGATGGCTGCAGTTAGGGTTGGACTAATTGGAGATGATTTCATCCTAAACCCAAGCTATAGAGAAATAGAAAAAGGTGATCTTGACATAGTTGTAGCAGGTTCCCCTGAAGGTATTGTGATGATAGAAGCAGGGGCTAATCAATTATCTGAGCAAGATACTATTGAAGCAATTGATTTTGGATACGAAGCTGTTACCGAACTTATTAAATCACAAGAGGATTTACTTAAAGATTTAGGAATAAAACAGATTAAGCCAGCTGAACCTGAAGAGGATAAAACATTACCCTCCTATTTGGAAAAACACTGTACGAAATCTATTGAACTCGTTTTAAAGAAATTTGATCAGTCAAAAGAGGACAGAGATCTTGAATTAGAAAAAATTAAACTTAAAACTCAAGAACAAATAGAATCTTTAAAAGACGATAACCAATTAAAAACTTTATTATCTGAGGATGATAAATTAATTCATTCTGACTTTAAAAAATTAACGAAAAAATTAATGAGGTCACAAATCATTAATGATGGGAAAAGAGTTGATGGGAGAGACCTTGATGAAGTTAGAAAAATATCTGCTTCTGCTGGCATACTCCCAAAAAGAGTTCATGGTTCTGCTTTATTTCAAAGAGGTCTTACACAAGTCTTATCAACAACGACGCTTGGGACACCTAGCGATGCTCAAGAAATGGATGACCTAAATCCTAGTACGGAAAAAACTTACTTACATCATTATAATTTTCCACCTTATTCAGTTGGAGAAACTCGACCAATGAGAACTCCAGGTAGAAGAGAAATAGGTCATGGAGCATTGGCAGAGAGAGCCATAATCCCTGTACTGCCTGGAAAAGAAACTTTTCCGTATGTATTAAGAGTAGTTAGCGAAGTCTTGAGCTCAAATGGATCCACTTCGATGGGATCAGTATGTGGTAGCACACTCTCATTACTTGATGCTGGTGTACCACTGAAGGCTCTCGTTAGTGGGACGGCTATGGGGTTAATTAAAGAGGGAAAAGATGTGCGAATCCTTACAGACATTCAAGGTATTGAGGATTTTCTTGGAGATATGGATTTCAAAGTTGCAGGTACTGAAAAAGGCATAACAGCATTACAAATGGATATGAAAATCACAGGCTTACCAGTCTCTATAATTTCTGATGCAATTAAAAAAGCGAGGCCTGCAAGATTGCATATCTTAGAAAAAATGCAAGAAGCAATAGATAAACCTCAAGAATCTCTATCTCCTCACGCACCAAGACTTCTAAGTTTCAGAATTGATCCCGAACTCATAGGTACTGTTATAGGACCTGGAGGTAGAACTATTAAAGGTATAACCGAGAGAACAAATACAAAAATAGATATTGAGGATGGAGGAATTGTAACTATCGCTTCTCATGACGGAGCTGCTGCTGAAGAAGCTCAAAAAATAATCGAGGGTTTAACTCGCAAAGTACATGAGGGAGAGATCTTCTCAGGTGTAGTGACTCGAATAATTCCTATAGGCGCTTTTGTAGAAATATTGCCTGGGAAGGAAGGAATGGTACACATATCTCAATTATCTGAAGCGAGAGTTGAGAGAGTTGAAGATGTCGTAAGGCAGGGAGATGAAGTAACCGTAAGGGTTCGTGAAATTGATAGCAGAGGAAGAATTAATTTAACATTGAGAGGAGTCTCCCAAAATGGAGGCATGTCTTACCCAGAACCAACACCAACACCGGTAGCGCCTTTAAATTAG
- a CDS encoding 3'(2'),5'-bisphosphate nucleotidase CysQ has protein sequence MITLPSNIDINDLINDLRNFSWEAAEILLHYSKILKESNYKINILKNKNIDDPVTKADLEVNEIIISRIKKKYSNVDWGILSEENVKFDEQSFNTNKDWIWVLDPLDGTKDFIQGTGNYALHLALNYQKKPYIGVVLIPEKDELWFAHGNKVWCEKKDGSKNKPKLSNIRNLQEMTIVSSKNHGNESLNKLIKKIKFNQVLIMGSIGCKIASILRGESDIYICLSLPGKSSPKDWDFAAPEAILRASGGSITNLDNEELSYGKSDFKQGGVIVASNNKENHNDLCSELKRTIKEYDILPLDI, from the coding sequence GTGATTACCTTACCATCTAACATAGATATAAATGATTTAATTAATGACTTGAGGAATTTCAGTTGGGAAGCAGCTGAAATACTACTTCATTATTCCAAAATATTAAAAGAATCAAATTATAAAATCAATATTTTAAAAAATAAAAATATAGATGATCCTGTTACAAAGGCTGACTTAGAAGTTAATGAGATCATTATTAGTAGAATTAAAAAAAAATATTCAAATGTAGATTGGGGAATCTTAAGCGAGGAAAATGTGAAATTTGATGAGCAAAGTTTTAATACTAATAAAGACTGGATATGGGTTCTAGATCCGCTTGATGGAACGAAGGATTTCATTCAAGGAACAGGCAATTATGCTTTGCATTTGGCTTTAAACTACCAGAAAAAACCTTATATAGGAGTTGTCCTTATTCCAGAAAAGGATGAATTATGGTTTGCGCATGGAAATAAAGTGTGGTGCGAAAAAAAAGATGGTTCAAAGAATAAACCTAAATTATCTAATATCAGAAATCTTCAAGAAATGACTATAGTGTCAAGTAAAAATCATGGTAATGAGTCTCTTAATAAATTAATAAAGAAAATCAAATTTAATCAGGTATTAATTATGGGAAGTATTGGTTGTAAGATTGCTTCAATATTAAGAGGAGAGAGCGATATCTATATATGTTTGAGCTTGCCTGGGAAGAGTTCTCCTAAGGATTGGGATTTTGCAGCGCCAGAAGCTATTTTAAGGGCTTCTGGTGGATCAATCACAAATTTGGATAACGAGGAGTTGAGTTATGGAAAATCAGATTTCAAGCAAGGAGGAGTAATCGTTGCCTCTAACAATAAGGAAAATCATAATGATCTTTGTTCTGAATTAAAGAGAACTATTAAAGAATATGATATTTTGCCTTTAGATATCTAA
- the rseP gene encoding RIP metalloprotease RseP, producing MNVLTSITVLGFLIFFHELGHFLAAILQGIYVDGFSIGFGPSILQKKYKDITFSFRAFPLGGFVSFPDEGLNNIDPKDPNLLKNRPIIQKVIVISAGVLANLILAYTILIINVTTVGIPFDPEPGILVLATQPEKAASISGLEPGDKIIKLESSTLGVGDQAVSTLVKEIQNSSGKEISLEIDRNGIFKDITLIPKNVDGKGTIGAQLQPNIRKETKKTKNIYELFKYTNNEFLSLLVKTIQGYKGLLTNFSSTAQQLSGPVKIVEIGAQLSEQGGAGILLFAALISINLAVLNSLPLPLLDGGQLVFTIIEGLRGEPVPAKVQIAVTQSSFFLLVGLSVLLIIRDTSQLLIVQRLFNQ from the coding sequence ATGAATGTTTTAACATCAATAACTGTTCTTGGATTTCTCATTTTTTTTCATGAGTTAGGTCATTTCCTTGCTGCGATTTTACAAGGTATTTATGTTGATGGATTTTCAATTGGTTTTGGACCCTCAATACTTCAAAAAAAATATAAAGACATCACCTTTTCATTTAGAGCATTCCCTTTAGGTGGCTTTGTTTCCTTTCCTGATGAAGGACTAAATAATATTGACCCTAAAGATCCAAATCTTCTGAAAAATAGACCTATTATCCAGAAGGTAATTGTAATTTCTGCTGGGGTTTTAGCCAATTTAATTCTTGCTTATACAATTTTGATTATAAACGTAACCACTGTTGGTATCCCTTTTGATCCTGAACCAGGTATTTTAGTTTTAGCGACACAACCAGAGAAGGCTGCTTCTATTTCTGGCTTAGAACCGGGAGACAAAATCATAAAACTTGAATCTAGTACTTTAGGAGTTGGGGATCAAGCTGTTTCCACTTTGGTAAAAGAGATTCAAAACTCATCTGGAAAGGAAATTTCGCTAGAAATTGATAGAAACGGAATCTTTAAAGACATTACTTTGATCCCTAAAAATGTTGATGGTAAAGGTACAATTGGTGCTCAGTTACAACCAAACATCAGAAAAGAAACTAAAAAAACAAAAAATATATATGAACTTTTTAAATACACAAATAATGAGTTTTTATCCCTTTTAGTAAAAACAATTCAAGGTTATAAAGGATTATTGACAAATTTCTCCTCAACAGCACAACAATTAAGTGGGCCAGTCAAAATTGTTGAAATTGGTGCTCAATTGTCAGAACAAGGAGGCGCTGGAATCTTACTATTTGCTGCTTTAATTTCTATTAATTTAGCCGTGCTTAACTCTTTGCCTTTACCCCTCTTAGATGGTGGGCAATTGGTTTTCACAATAATTGAAGGATTAAGGGGAGAACCGGTACCGGCAAAAGTACAAATAGCTGTCACTCAATCCAGTTTTTTTCTTTTAGTAGGACTGAGTGTACTTCTCATCATTAGAGATACTAGTCAACTTTTAATAGTACAAAGATTATTTAACCAATAA
- a CDS encoding nucleotide sugar dehydrogenase — protein MFDSFPINYPSIENCKICIVGLGYVGLPLAIEFSKIKKSIATGKDLNREVIGFDLNQKRIKELESGIDSTKETDLEDLKEFNKIKFTSDIKLIRESDVYIISVPTPIDENKKPDLSCLIKASESIGETLKNRKSKYKPIIIYESTVFPGATEEICVPILEKKSSLKFNEDFFCGYSPERINPGDKKHRLSTIVKVTSGSNKETTDWVDQLYASIIKAGTFKAKSLKIAEAAKVIENTQRDINIALINELAKICNLLNIDTLDVLEAAGSKWNFMPFKPGLVGGHCISVDPFYLTYIAKNYGYEPKVVLAGREINDDMSKWIVDQLEIKMQMKKIFFRNSKILILGVTFKENCPDTRNSKVLDIIKFLNQKEITPYVHDPYITNEENLENNFNFLENLPTDGALKFDAIIIAVAHNEYKLIDLKNWKNLVSENYIFYDLKGILPRELNPVRL, from the coding sequence ATGTTTGACTCCTTCCCAATAAACTATCCTTCAATAGAAAATTGCAAAATTTGCATAGTAGGTCTTGGCTATGTGGGATTACCATTAGCTATTGAATTTTCAAAAATCAAGAAAAGTATAGCGACAGGTAAGGATCTAAATAGAGAAGTAATAGGTTTTGATCTAAATCAAAAAAGAATTAAAGAATTAGAGTCTGGAATTGATTCAACAAAAGAAACTGATTTAGAAGATCTAAAAGAATTTAATAAAATAAAATTTACTTCAGATATAAAATTAATTAGAGAATCAGATGTTTATATAATTTCAGTCCCTACTCCTATTGATGAGAATAAAAAACCAGATTTAAGTTGTCTCATAAAAGCTTCTGAATCAATAGGTGAAACTTTAAAAAATAGAAAATCAAAATATAAGCCAATAATCATTTATGAAAGTACTGTTTTCCCAGGAGCAACAGAAGAAATATGTGTTCCAATTCTTGAAAAAAAATCCAGCTTAAAATTTAATGAAGACTTTTTTTGTGGCTATAGTCCTGAAAGAATTAATCCGGGAGATAAAAAACACAGATTATCTACAATTGTAAAAGTAACTAGTGGGAGCAACAAAGAAACTACTGATTGGGTAGATCAACTATATGCATCAATAATTAAAGCAGGGACATTCAAAGCTAAAAGTTTAAAGATTGCTGAAGCTGCAAAAGTTATCGAAAACACCCAACGAGATATAAATATTGCTCTAATAAATGAATTAGCCAAGATATGTAATTTATTAAATATAGATACTTTAGATGTCCTTGAAGCAGCAGGAAGCAAATGGAATTTCATGCCATTTAAACCTGGATTAGTTGGAGGGCATTGCATAAGTGTTGATCCATTTTATCTAACTTATATTGCAAAAAATTATGGCTACGAACCTAAAGTAGTACTTGCTGGCAGGGAAATAAACGATGACATGAGCAAATGGATTGTTGATCAACTAGAAATTAAAATGCAGATGAAAAAAATATTTTTCAGAAATTCTAAGATTTTGATACTTGGAGTAACTTTTAAAGAAAATTGTCCAGATACAAGAAATTCAAAGGTATTAGATATTATTAAATTTCTTAATCAAAAAGAAATTACACCATACGTACATGATCCTTATATAACTAACGAAGAAAATCTTGAAAACAATTTTAACTTTTTAGAGAATTTACCTACAGATGGTGCTTTGAAATTTGATGCAATTATAATTGCCGTGGCCCATAATGAATATAAACTAATAGATTTAAAAAACTGGAAAAATTTAGTTTCTGAAAATTACATTTTTTATGATTTGAAAGGTATTCTTCCTCGAGAACTTAACCCAGTAAGGCTTTAG
- a CDS encoding glycosyltransferase family 4 protein, with protein sequence MKTKKNKKIILISNTAWYVYNFRLDLLKLIRSKGFDVYIICPYDKYKEKIEAMGFKIYEWHLKRNSINPINELVSIYNLFIIYQRIKPDIVHHFTIKASIYGSICSWICKTKTTINSFTGLGHLFISNENKIILIRNIISPILKLVFSKKDTKLIFQNSSDRNHLIKLKLITKNNSSVIPGSGINVNYFKPSKKNDGDKFLKILFPSRLIKEKGIFELIKACNLIWKKKVPIKLFIAGKLDKGNRSCLTEKDIKKLNKQKYIYLIGHVEDMRSIYKSVDIVVLPSWREGLSKALLEAASMEKAIITTDVPGCREIIDHMESGLLVKKNNPLQIKNSILKLYNEKDLIKTFGKAARIKVKKEFEIKKINNMTINLYE encoded by the coding sequence ATGAAGACCAAAAAAAATAAAAAAATCATTCTGATATCAAACACAGCTTGGTATGTTTATAATTTCAGATTAGATTTACTTAAACTAATAAGAAGTAAAGGATTTGATGTGTATATTATTTGCCCATATGACAAATATAAAGAAAAAATTGAGGCTATGGGATTTAAAATTTACGAATGGCACTTAAAAAGAAACTCTATAAATCCAATTAATGAACTGGTTTCAATTTATAATTTATTTATTATTTACCAAAGAATTAAACCTGATATAGTTCATCACTTTACAATAAAAGCATCCATATATGGTTCAATCTGTTCTTGGATTTGTAAAACAAAAACTACTATAAATAGTTTTACAGGCTTAGGACACTTATTTATATCTAATGAGAATAAAATTATTTTAATTAGGAATATAATTAGTCCTATATTAAAACTTGTTTTTTCAAAAAAAGATACAAAACTCATTTTTCAAAACTCATCAGACCGAAATCACTTAATAAAATTAAAACTAATAACAAAAAACAACTCTTCTGTAATACCTGGTTCTGGAATAAATGTAAATTACTTTAAACCATCCAAAAAAAATGATGGAGATAAATTTTTGAAAATATTATTCCCATCAAGATTGATTAAAGAAAAAGGTATATTTGAACTCATAAAGGCTTGTAATTTAATTTGGAAAAAAAAAGTACCAATTAAGCTTTTTATTGCGGGAAAATTAGATAAAGGTAATAGGTCTTGTTTAACTGAAAAAGATATAAAAAAATTAAATAAACAAAAATATATTTATTTAATTGGTCATGTAGAAGACATGAGATCTATTTATAAATCTGTTGATATTGTTGTTTTACCTTCATGGAGAGAAGGATTATCGAAGGCCTTGTTAGAAGCAGCATCTATGGAGAAAGCTATAATTACAACAGATGTCCCTGGATGTAGGGAAATTATTGATCATATGGAAAGTGGTTTATTAGTAAAGAAAAATAATCCTTTACAGATAAAAAATAGTATACTCAAGCTCTATAATGAGAAAGATCTTATTAAAACATTTGGTAAAGCTGCAAGAATAAAAGTAAAAAAAGAATTTGAAATTAAAAAGATAAATAATATGACAATAAATCTTTATGAATAG